The following coding sequences are from one Nitrospirota bacterium window:
- the nuoD gene encoding NADH dehydrogenase (quinone) subunit D has translation MHPLLDTIKSRFPEAVLAVQEDKQRGDLSVRVAAPRLLEVARFLHDDPVAAFDHITDICSADYPDDPERFEVIYHFLSLPHGIRIRVKTRVTEEHPVVPSVTSVWKGADFMEREVYDLMGITFSGHPDLRRILMPEDYDEGHPLRKDFPAEGRGWRSRFDFLPRLDEAPVAETGGDIPEAEKRAFRTEPGHSSARRTEELLLNMGPQHPATHGVLRVVLELDGERITKATADLGYLHRGVEKLAEGLAYMQIIPHTDRLDYVCSMTNNYAYVRTVEKLLGLKIPERAEYIRTIVAEMQRIIGHLFWLGTQALDIGAMTVFFWTFREREVLLDMFEKLCGARLTLNYFRIGGVDSDFTPDLVERLRAFLKDFPAHIAEYETLLQTNRIWVGRTKDVAVISAEDAINFGLTGPVLRASGVAYDVRKLEPYGAYDKVEWEVPIGKNGDTYDRYWVRMEELRQSSRIIAQCLDLLPEGPIVADAPKIIPPPKAHVMRDMESLIHHFIIFTQGFKPPKGETYCATEAPKGELGFFIISDGSPRPYRMKIRAPSFVHMGAFDHMARGYLISDIITIFGTYDIVMGECDR, from the coding sequence ATGCATCCACTGCTCGACACGATAAAGAGCCGGTTCCCCGAGGCGGTCCTGGCCGTCCAGGAGGACAAGCAGCGGGGGGACCTCTCCGTCCGCGTGGCCGCCCCGCGCCTGCTGGAGGTCGCCCGGTTTCTGCACGACGACCCGGTCGCGGCCTTCGACCACATTACCGACATCTGCTCGGCCGACTATCCGGACGATCCGGAGCGGTTCGAGGTCATCTACCATTTTCTGTCGCTGCCGCACGGGATCCGGATTCGCGTCAAGACCCGCGTGACCGAAGAGCATCCGGTCGTCCCGTCGGTCACGAGCGTCTGGAAGGGCGCCGACTTCATGGAGCGGGAGGTCTACGACCTCATGGGCATCACGTTCAGCGGCCATCCGGACTTGCGCCGCATCCTGATGCCGGAGGACTACGACGAAGGGCATCCGCTGCGGAAGGACTTCCCCGCCGAGGGCCGGGGTTGGCGCAGCCGGTTCGACTTCCTGCCCCGTCTCGACGAAGCGCCGGTGGCGGAAACCGGGGGAGACATCCCTGAAGCGGAGAAGCGTGCCTTCCGGACCGAGCCGGGCCACTCGTCGGCCCGTCGGACCGAAGAACTCCTCCTGAACATGGGACCGCAGCACCCGGCGACCCACGGCGTGCTGCGGGTCGTGCTGGAACTGGACGGGGAGCGCATCACCAAGGCGACGGCCGACCTGGGCTACCTGCACCGCGGCGTGGAGAAGCTGGCCGAGGGGCTGGCCTATATGCAGATCATCCCCCACACGGACCGGCTGGACTACGTCTGCTCGATGACCAACAACTACGCCTACGTACGGACCGTGGAAAAGCTGCTGGGGCTCAAGATTCCCGAGCGCGCCGAGTACATCCGGACCATCGTGGCCGAAATGCAGCGGATCATCGGGCACCTCTTCTGGCTCGGCACCCAGGCCCTGGACATCGGGGCGATGACGGTGTTCTTCTGGACCTTCCGCGAGCGGGAAGTGCTGTTGGACATGTTCGAAAAGCTCTGCGGCGCCAGGCTGACGCTGAACTATTTCCGCATCGGCGGGGTGGACAGCGACTTTACGCCGGACCTCGTGGAACGGCTGCGCGCCTTCCTGAAGGATTTCCCCGCGCACATCGCGGAGTACGAGACCCTGCTCCAGACGAACCGGATTTGGGTGGGCCGCACGAAGGACGTGGCGGTCATTTCCGCCGAAGACGCGATCAACTTCGGGCTCACCGGCCCGGTGCTCCGCGCGTCGGGCGTGGCCTACGACGTGCGGAAGCTGGAGCCTTACGGAGCCTACGACAAGGTCGAGTGGGAAGTGCCGATCGGCAAAAACGGCGACACCTACGACCGGTACTGGGTGCGGATGGAAGAGCTGCGCCAGAGCTCCCGCATCATCGCCCAATGTCTGGATCTGCTGCCGGAGGGGCCGATCGTGGCCGACGCGCCCAAGATCATCCCCCCGCCCAAGGCCCACGTGATGCGGGACATGGAAAGTTTGATCCACCATTTCATCATCTTCACCCAGGGCTTCAAGCCGCCCAAGGGGGAAACCTATTGCGCGACCGAGGCGCCGAAGGGCGAGTTGGGCTTCTTCATCATCAGCGACGGAAGCCCGAGGCCCTAC